The Augochlora pura isolate Apur16 chromosome 4, APUR_v2.2.1, whole genome shotgun sequence genome segment ACCCAGGCCTCTAGCGTATTAAAAAAGGACTTTTACGTAGACGATTTGCTAACCGGAGCCTCTACCATTCACGAAGCCATGTCATTGCGGAATGACTTAACATCATTACTCGACTCCGCAGGTTTAAACATTCGACAATGGGCATCGAACGATAGACGTTTACTGGACGGACTACCCGAATCAAACATAAATCAACAATTACACTTAGGTGAATCATCTATAATCAAGACTTTAGGATTATTCTGGAATTCAGCAACCGATACAATAACCTATACAGTTAAACCCATTCTCCACACACATCGTATCACCAAACGCTTCATCAGTTCAGAAATCGCAAAAATTTACGATCCTCTGGGCCTTTTAGGGCCAGTCATCATTATCGCGAAAATGATCCTCCAGGAACTTTGgacattgaaaattgattggGATGAGTCGTTGCCCATGTCAATACACACAAAATGGAATCAGTATTACGCAGAATTACCCCTGCtcaataatatagtattcaGTAGGAAAACCATCGTTCATACCGCATCAAATATAGAGTTGCATGGGTTTTGCGATGCAAGCGAACGAGCCTACGGCGCTTGCGTATATGTTCGGTCACGTGATAGCCTCGGTGGCACGCTTGTAGAGTTATTAACAGCCAAATCTAAAGTCGCACCCTTGAAAAGCCAGTCCATTCCACGTCTTGAGTTATGCGGAGCACTATTATTAACATCACTCATGAACACCGTCAAGAAATCCCTGACTACACCAATAGATCGGACAATCTACTGGACCGACTCTACAATAGTTTTACATTGGTTAAATTCGTCACCTCACACCCTTAAAACCTTCGTCGCGAATAGAGTTTCCGAGATACAGACAAACACTCTCATCCCAGACTGGCGTCATGTCAGCTCTGCTGATAATCCAGCCGACTTGATATCGCGAGGCCAAGCGGTTCAAGAATTCCTACAACCATCTATCTGGCAACATGGACCACAGTGGCTTCAACAGGAGCAGTCATTCTGGCCCAGTTGGGACCTAACTCCATATATAGGCGATCCGGAGCAAAGAATAGTTACCTGCTTGGCTACAAAAACAACATCAATTGACACGAGTATCCTTGAACGGTATTCATCGTGGGGAAAATTGGTGCGGACCATTGCACTATGCCGACGGTGGAAGCCGGGTCCGATCGCAAGGGGAAGTATCACTGTCAGCGAGTTGGCGCAAGCGAAAATCACCGTAATCAAGCTATTACAGgccaaatatttcgaaaaggAGTTACGCGCTCTTAGGCATCAAGCGGGCCAGAAAATCCAAAACAAATTATCAAAACTAAGTCCGTTTATCGATCAAGACGGCATCATCAGAGTAGGAGGTCGGTTGCACAATTCAACTTTGACGTTTGCACAAAAACATCCCATTATTCTGCCAAAATCGCACGTTTCAACGTGTATCATCTTAAACGAACACATGAACCTTTTACATGCGGGCACCCAACATACCCTATATTCATTAAGAAGGACGTATTGGCCAATCGATGGTCGAAGCCAAGTATGGCACACCATCCAGAAATGTATCCGCTGTCGTCGAGCCAATCCGCCACCCGTCAATTATATTATGGGCAACTTACCTCAAGCAAGAATAACAGAATCGCGTCCTTTTACCAACGTGGGAGTCGACTATTGCGGaccattttttataaaagaacgaAAACTCAGAAACCGTGGTCGCGTCAAGGTTTACGTCGCAGTATTTGTATGCCTAGCCATAAAAGCCGTCCATCTTGAGCTCGTTAGTGATTTAACCAGCGAAGCTTTTATCGCAGCATTACGACGCTTTATCGCCAGAAGAGGCTTCTGTTTAAACTTGTATTCCGATAACGGAACGAATTTTAAGGGAGCTAATAATGAATTTCGGGAACTGCGCGAATTATTACGTTCAGATGATCATCGCGAGAAGATAACCACATTCCTCACAGAACGCGCCATCAATTGGCATTTCATCCCACCCCAAGCTCCCCATTTTGGAGGTCTCTGGGAAGCAGCGGTAAAATCgttcaaaaatcatttaaaacgCGTCGTAGGTGCTGAACTGTTTACATTTGAGAATCTAAAcacattaattattgatatcgAAGCCATCCTTAACTCTCGACCCCTCACTCCAATTTCATCCGACCCAACAGATCTCCTTGCATTAACTCCAGGCCATTTCCTCATTGGTGATGCTCTTACGAGTCTATGCGAACGAGACTTCAAGGACACTCCGTCAAATCGCTTATCTGCATGGCAGCGTGTCCAACAATTAAagcaacaattttggaaacgCTGGCATCGGGAGTATCTCAATGAGTTGACCACGCGCCGTAAGTGGACCAGAGGACATCACCCTATAACCGAGGGCACCATCGTTCTCCTCAGAGAAGATAATGTGCCTTCTATGCAATGGCCTCTTGGACGCGTCATCAAGATTCACCCAGGCTCCGACGGCATAGTTCGTACAGTTACAGTAAAGACTGCTACGAACGTGTTCGATCGGAGCGTCAAGAAACTCGTACCATTGCCGACCCAATCGGATGATCAACCCGGaaacattatttctaataattcatGAATAGAAAGATATATACCACACAAATATGCACACTTGTACAGAACATCACATTCATACACACCATTACACTTTGATCGGTTCCCTCTCAAGGGGGGGAGGATGTTTCGCttcaaaatacaattctatGACCTGGTCAACATAAATCCAGCCGTAGCATGCAGTTCTCTGAAAAGtcgttacttcaaataaatttttatctctttattacattatgaCCAGCAGCTGCTCACCAACTGTTAGGCTACTACCGCGTTTAgaaaactttcatttcgtatGTCCTGTGCAAGTCGAGGTATTTTTCCGGGTTTACTGCCTGCTACGGTCAAATCTCGAGACATGCGGATCGCACGTGCGTACCGTTCCGGGGTACGGTTCATACCTGGAGGTCACCAGTACTCTGGACGGTCAcctcttccttctttccttttccttctatctCTTCACCTATTTCTTGTCTCTACTCTGGCAATAACCAATCATGCAGGACAACCATTCCCCTCTctcaatttagaaatttatcaTCAGCAAATCCGCTTGTTCCACCAAAAATGCACGCCCATACCGAATTTACCTCGGAGCAAAATAGCATCTCACTCGACACTCTCGCAACACAATCTCCAGTACAAACATACACTTCATACGAAATTCATTAGTCTAGACATCATTATCATCTGTTAGTTATTCGCGGCAtcataatcaattaataatagtcaCAGAATCAACGTCGTTTATAGTTTTGATATTGTTGttaagtgttattataataaagagttTATTACGTTTACATCCACCAATTCTATCATCCTTGTCATTCGAAAGAATCACCGGGAACCGCGTACCATCAAGATAATCGTGTGTGCGCGGATAAACAGTAAGAGATACTATATTGTGATTTGTCATTTCGGGAATTCCAATCTAAAGAGCGCGTCACGTGTCGCATGATACGCTTGTCCAATTCCGTCGAATCTTAGCATAGGCGTAAGAGTGACGTATACACTCGCTCACACTAAAAATCGTCCGTCACCATACTTTTTCTAGTTTCGTTTAGAGGacattcttttataaataagtagctgttataatttgtacaaaaatattctacgtactttatttaatgatttcatgtacaaaataatatatattttcgtataaaaacGAATCAGAATTAATGTCTTCAGTGACATCTACGAAACACTAAAAGTCGttcatctatttttatttgtaaaaattacatatatttaatattttttcggaTGTCTACTATTTTCTACAACTTTTAATCTGTTATACATCGATTTTCCGAGAAGTCCACTGTATCATGAATCTATTTTTTAGATTTcgtttattactaatatattattttattttagtttctaaTTCGTACCATACATGGGTTTCATTGTTTTTAGAGCAATTACAGAGCAGCCATTATCTGATGATTACACAATTGCGTTTTGGATTGTTATCTTGATAGTATTAATAggtgtttataatattgagttTTTCACGActatgttttacatttttttctaacatgtttaaatatatccaCATATCCATAATTCctttcatttcattcattcTGCAAATAGCACATTATTCCAGAAGGGAAAATCCATGCTCATCGacttttgtgaaaattattatctctTGACTTTGTTTCGAGCACTAATGTAAAGTTTAGATCGTGCTACTGACACatggtaattattttttcgcaAAATccttctaatatttttcagacaatctttctttttcaaatatttttctatgtctgcaacaatttttgaagCACTTTTCTTTGgatcttcttttatttgtcctaaaatataattttcgtcATATTcgtttactatatttatcactctttttgttttatttgtaatatgaTTTTCATTTAGGTATCTTTTTAGAATATACTGCACTGTAGtccgatttttatttactatttttgcaatttctcttTGGAAATCTCttgagtataataaaaaattacaagtttttattcttctattgttatttacctttttctattttccgtcATTACTCAAAACGCTTAAAATGTGTACTAGAACTTAACTCTTACCGGACATCAGACATGCGGGCTTAATATACATTAAGTAATTTACGCCCGCTGGTTAATCTGACACTTAATgaggaagaaaatattaaaaaaaacaattaaccACACATTGTTTAGTTCGGGAAATCCCCGGATATCGCTTCTACTACATGTTAACGAAtttcaaacattaatttttattcgtttttatagaAAACTGTATATTATCTTGTACATGAAATCATTAAGTAAAGTATGTAGAACATTTCTGTACAGTTCGTAACAGTTActtgtttataaaaaatatcctaTAAACTAAAGTAGAAAAGATATGGTGCTAGACGATTTTCAATGTAGCTGACTGTATGTGCATATGAATAGTACGTGGACAATTTTAGCAAGACAGTCACATGGACTACTAGGCAGAATTTACTGTACAGTCGTAGGAATAACACAGAAACAATGTAAGCTAGCCCTTAATACTTATACGtccgcatgacgaaaattcgtcatttgtatattacagaagataattaattcttgttcttttaattctaaataaattaaa includes the following:
- the LOC144468422 gene encoding uncharacterized protein LOC144468422; its protein translation is MSENLAKKLSLPQKQCSIPVGALDSLATVAKHTVRATIRSRLNNYHRTLPFLIVPNIAASVPSDTIDRTTLNLPKNIELADPAFHRPAPIDMLLGAGTALSILSVGQINLAKLDHPDLYLQKTMLGWVIGGSAPTFNPIQSASCHTTVQFDLARFWEIEDGPQTRRYSESEKTCEENFVNTIARSNEGRYTVSLPFNDKKSQLGESKATAHKRLLSLEKRLQRDPELMAQYKAIFNEYLDLGHMSEVPDNNEGYYLPHHGVIKMSSQTTKLRIVFDGSAASSTGISLNDTLHTGPKIQDDLFHILLRFRTHQYVITGDIEKMYRQFLLCPEDRKYQQILWRDDKNHLKTYQLNTITFGLSAAPYLAIRCLQQLADDEGYRFTQASSVLKKDFYVDDLLTGASTIHEAMSLRNDLTSLLDSAGLNIRQWASNDRRLLDGLPESNINQQLHLGESSIIKTLGLFWNSATDTITYTVKPILHTHRITKRFISSEIAKIYDPLGLLGPVIIIAKMILQELWTLKIDWDESLPMSIHTKWNQYYAELPLLNNIVFSRKTIVHTASNIELHGFCDASERAYGACVYVRSRDSLGGTLVELLTAKSKVAPLKSQSIPRLELCGALLLTSLMNTVKKSLTTPIDRTIYWTDSTIVLHWLNSSPHTLKTFVANRVSEIQTNTLIPDWRHVSSADNPADLISRGQAVQEFLQPSIWQHGPQWLQQEQSFWPSWDLTPYIGDPEQRIVTCLATKTTSIDTSILERYSSWGKLVRTIALCRRWKPGPIARGSITVSELAQAKITVIKLLQAKYFEKELRALRHQAGQKIQNKLSKLSPFIDQDGIIRVGGRLHNSTLTFAQKHPIILPKSHVSTCIILNEHMNLLHAGTQHTLYSLRRTYWPIDGRSQVWHTIQKCIRCRRANPPPVNYIMGNLPQARITESRPFTNVGVDYCGPFFIKERKLRNRGRVKVYVAVFVCLAIKAVHLELVSDLTSEAFIAALRRFIARRGFCLNLYSDNGTNFKGANNEFRELRELLRSDDHREKITTFLTERAINWHFIPPQAPHFGGLWEAAVKSFKNHLKRVVGAELFTFENLNTLIIDIEAILNSRPLTPISSDPTDLLALTPGHFLIGDALTSLCERDFKDTPSNRLSAWQRVQQLKQQFWKRWHREYLNELTTRRKWTRGHHPITEGTIVLLREDNVPSMQWPLGRVIKIHPGSDGIVRTVTVKTATNVFDRSVKKLVPLPTQSDDQPGNIISNNS